The Lepeophtheirus salmonis chromosome 2, UVic_Lsal_1.4, whole genome shotgun sequence region taaatatcattatgaagaaaattaccaatatttaattttgtattctacTTAAAGCATCATTAACAAGATACAGattgttttgaaatttggaAGGAACCAAGTCTGCACTTATACAAGGTGGGGAGACAAAAATTGCAacagatttaataattttatacccttaattttaattacgAAGTTTCAATACACAACCAAACGACTACtgaatagttttgtttttttaacgttTCTCGAACTGTAAAAATGTCTGAGAAAGAACAAAATAACTGTTGTCAGTGCCAAAAAGCCTTTAGAGATAGAAAATCttctattactttttaataaatgtacctttttttgattttaataaaaacagacACGCTACGCTTTGTAGTGAATCTGGTAGGTTGTGTTACCTTATACTACCTACAACATCAACAAGAGCCTTAGGAATGGGAATAGAATGGGAAACTTGTAGTCTCAAtctaattatcttacatttctgtaaacttaaatatgactgATTTTTGGCCTGCCTCTGTCTGGCCCTCCCCAATTCCTGACCTCGCCCCCTAGGATTTGTAGTTTAGGGCATTTTGGAGAAGAAAGACTGTCTACTTTTCATCCCAGCTTTCATCATAAAAACGTTGTATGCCATGGGTACAGTCTTTATCGTCAAGAGGTacaatctgttcgccggcgtgTCAAGGGtcttattgcttgtgaaggaggactatTGAATAAAGCAAATAgattaatttagtatttaagtaattaacaaatttaatttgagttttttcttgatttaataaaattctcgtaatttagtcatactaCTCCAAGTGCgtaataatatatcaacaaaTGAATTCTCTATTCAACCAAACAACAAAACATAATCAAGGTTTACATTTTATTACtacttttacttaaaaaaacataaatatattataattaaaaacgaTTAATGCCAAATAGCCCTTTcgaaaaatcttttaaaatatcaacaactcTCTGTATGGAAGCATTTTCCTCATTTGAGCAGACTCATAATAAAATCACGTGttgaatatagaaatataagattatcataaatattaaatattgaagtacgtttctttgaaatttcttttcttttctagaaTTTATGGGTTTTGAAAACTTTGtaaagttgtgtttttttttttggaaaaaatattatttgtacagggttttaaatgattttaatctCTTTTGAATTGACGACTGACAATTTATGTAGATAATCCTCGTCAATTAAATGTctacttttataaattgatgGTGTGTTGCTGATAGTTTTTACCCTAAGATACATGAAAAAGACCTTTATAACCTAAAACTTTTGGTTTTGAGGCCTACAGAGTGCTTCTtgataaatattcctttataaCATTTACGTAATTTTGCGCTATTATTCACTTTGAAAAATCTAAAGAAAGATACcataaatatccatttttccatatcaaataatatttaaattattattgagtattttttttaaatcagagaAAATCCCCACTtttaaatacaagaaataaaaaaaagatcaattttgtatcttaatgacaaaaatatgttttttaaatattctataaataatccGAGCTATTAGGTCTTTTTTTAGCACACCAGCGgtcatattttttgtagctATATCTATTAGACTCCAATGACAATAccttaaataagatttttgttttcagtttaactttaaGCTTTACAACTAAATGTTCctaatatttacattcaattaAACCTTGATTCTCACTTATTGGTTcccagattattttttttaatgttagaaTCTGCGTTGCTATTACAAATTATAGAAGAATTAACTATTAAGATATGGTATAGTTATTCTTAAcatcgataattttaaataagtatatttgagactttcaataatgattaaaaaatgcatcgttataaaagaaaataatcgtttatttaatagttttttttcttttttttgaatgaaataccCACAATCATTTACTTTCTTGGTATAATGGGTTTCACTTCtcctttcaataatatatttcaggGGAAGAGTGAGGGGGGGTGTTGTAACCAAGAGTCTattgatttgattattataatataggtattttaattcaaaaagtgcACTGACAGacataattgaatcaaaatagAAACAGTACTTTTAGATGGTCTGTGGGTCTTTGTAGTCACtaatcacaaaacctatctttggtattaataaaaaaattacatgatttATCAATAGAGGTTTGACTACGTACttggtggtccattgaaatatgaacacttactaattcaatcattcatgaaggttgaatgattaaattaattcatatttcaatatattaaagcatacaaaattagttacaataaaaacaaacctgAATCTGTATTTTTCTAACGAGTCGaggaaatgacacttgaacttgaTCGACGACTTtacattcgcacactccaagcagttgggcgtctccaagaccagaATCTAGCAAGTCCGAAACATTGGTGAGGAAGAAGAGCTACATAAAAACAAGACCCGAAAATGTTGAAAGGAAAACCAGcccagaccaatcccctcaagttcatgagagaccatgcaagatatctcagGATTTTATatcagactgtctagagagctataaaaaaagtgcgTGTAAAGAACCATGCCATACCTAGGGAGGCCACtgttgataccagcaatgaaagaaacgcATCTCCAACTTTGAAAGACTCATTGTAATGagtcttttgatttcttttgaactatttgttGACAATTTTGACCGTCTAAATCCATAATGCCAACTTCCTTAACTACACCTCTGGGTTTAAGTTGAGtgaaaggcctgcagtgtccgtcatccaaacatcaAGGGCCTCAAAGCCCCTGCTAGCCAGCACTGGGGTGCAGTGACAGAGGATTACATCCAAAGGGGGTGTCAGGCCTTCTGCCGCCGACAGGAAGGGTATCTACGTCAataatgaagaatttaaaaCGTCTCCCTTCTACTCCAGTCCTGTAtctaatggtaaaaaaataaataatacatacttaCAATGACGTAATCATGttattaaatacgttttattttcgAGGTTTATTTTTGCATAGTTCTCTAActacaatatcaaaattatattcacaATTGAAGGGTTTCACCACATTTTGTCCAAGTTTGAATAACCTTTTACATTtgtaatattacattaaaaaaggattatacttaaattttaacagattacattatttattgatttaaaagcAGTCATATTTGAACACTTTCTTTGTCattgtctcaatttttttattgactcaGAAACTTACAAGTAGGTAACTTGACTCCCATAATAATAAGGTTCGTTAAAATGATAGGAAGCATTTTTCTTATTAGTCAACTAATGAATATTCATGAGTATATACTGAGGTTGACAGAAATGTAAGGTTGAACCATAatttaatcgggcttgctagaattttcaatctgatgtgtTAAACCGACTACtgcatattttgacaaaacacgcagcGACTCAATGTTTATGACACAACTAGTGctcgaattttcaatttaatgtattgcaccaactgctgggcaagaaaaacaaattttgacaaaacatgcaaccattcatttactatgacgttaatattaaaagcgtggtgtaAGTCCAagatcagtcgtacacgcgttatgatataaccttgtagggaataacaatgaaaagttgTGTGAGTATGTTACCATAAACTATTTAGGCTTGGTTccttttactcttaaaaaaatgaaaaatcaaggCGTTACTGATagtctttaaaataattcatgtgTTTTTTAAGATATGTGCAATcccaattaaaataaaaactaaatgatgaaattatcaatttatttttttttaaattagggcTAGTTTACATATTATTGCTGTagtttgagaatattttttttctataacttatCAAAAGTGGCCAAATGACAaagaaatagtaataaaaaatgtttaaactaaattttgtaatatatttgtaaaaaaagtcaatacaaATAGTAATAACCTAGGAGTAACATAAactatacaacattttttgcaCCATCATtctgatctaaaaaaatatgtactatgGAATGAGCTCATGTaatgaaatatacaattaattagaTGAAaggttcttttgttttttttttgttttttactgagattgctatttttaattatgttgttCTTTTTGAGTGGGCGttaatttattcaagaaatgAGACTCATTTCATGATTGCAAAATGTTTTGACGGCCtccaataaataaagaatatatttgttaattgaataatgtatataaacctgtaaaaaaataaaaagtttcatatatatttatttaactttcagTTGAGCCAGGATCTGGGCTACGTTCTCTACTCTGCCTTTGGATCTTTTTATATACCCAGCTGCATCATGGTCTTTGTATACATCAAAATATACTACGCTGCAAGGGACCGTGCACGGCGGAACATAACCAACAAGcacaaaaaaagagacaaaacagcaaagtccaaggAGCGCGAAAAACGTAAAAGacagaaaaaggaagaaaagttGAATCGCAAAAAGTTTAGGGACAAACACGGCAACACGAACGGTAATTTGATTCCCCTCATTTCACATCCAAATGGTAAAAACGAATCCAATAATGGAGAGCCTCCCACGGATAAAAATGCAGTCTCTACCATTTCTTCCAATAATAGAGGTGAGACAAATAAGCTCTCATCTACAGAGGTCCATTTGCCTCTCCCCTGTGGAGCCTGCTCCAGTGTCGGAGGCACAAAACATCGGCGCTCTGTAGGAGTGTCAACCTATGAAGACAACGAAACAGCTAATGCGGGCAACAGTCCAAAAGTGCAAGTAACCACAACGAACACGACAAATTCAACGAAAGATGAATGCACAAATTCTCACGGCGATACCATAGAAAGAAGTAGTTCCAATGACTCTGGCCAGGTTCGTTGTATCAAACTCACCTCAAAGTATTTCAAAACCCCGTATTTACTCGGGAGTAAACGACGCTCGAGTAAAGAGGCTCGACAAGTCATTGACACAGGCAAGGCTCGAATTCTGAAATCTAGTTCGGTCATGGATGTCTCATTACAAAAACCCTCTCCAACCAGTCTAACAAATCATTCCTTGTCCTCGTTTCCTCTCCAAGAAACGGAGGCtgagagagaaaagaaaagaattgcAAGGAAGAAAGAGAGACGGGCAACCCTCATTCTGGGGCTTATCATGGGAAGCTTCATTGCCTGTTGGTTTCCCTTTTTCTTCCTCTATAGTATCAGTCCTATTTGCCCTATTTGTGAAGAAGCAGAGGGCCTTGATAGATCGGAGTCCATTCAACAGTCTGATGGATGCTGTGTTATGGGATGGGGTTTCTCTTTCGCTTTCTGGATGGGCTACTCCAACTCTGCACTCAATCCTGTCATTTACACAGTATTTAATCAGGATTTCAGAAGAGCTTTCAAGAGAATccttttcaaatgaataaaaaaaacagcccTGAACAAGGAAAATCCCTGAATAGAAGTAACGGATCACAACATTCGATTcggcattttattattttatgatataattacgtacaagaatacatttatatatgaaatttaattttacagtaTAAATATTAGACtcaaatgttttcaattttataacaaaCCAAAATATGATTATCATTTACACATAAATACGATGAACCActaaaacataaaatcaaccaaatatttacataaatatatgcatatttatatttatataatgttacatttaatttattatattaaaaaaagtacaacagACCAATAAAATCTTGTACTTCAAATAAGCCTTTTTCATTCTCTTATCCGTTGGAAAGCTACAGGGTGTCACGATAAATCCCcacattcttcaaaaatatttaaattatcacaATTATTTGGCGGATTTACTTCAAAATTAGCTTGAATTGAACATATATGTTGAAAGAAGAAGTCATTAGTTGCGTTCGCCTCCAGCATCCATCATGGGCGGGGTCCAGGGGAGGAGCAAGCGTTCATTAAGCATTTCTTTGGGATGTTGCTAATTGTCTTCTTGATAAAGTAAATCAGAGAGTCAGTGATAGCATGAGATGTTGTTTTCGAATCAACGTAGCCCCAGACAAAGTACTGCTATGGGCCATATTTTCTTCCCTATAAATTAATAGTAGTGTTCACGCAGCCACTTCAGCGGCCTGTCTGAGACATGATAAGTTGATGAGTCTTGTTTTAATGACGATCTTCAGTCACATGTGAGACCTTCAGATTTGAGATCTCCACattgttgtaaacaaaaataatcgtCAAGGCACCGCCATTCCTCCTGggtaaattcaatcttctttatatctggagcagcTGTCACCATGAGGccaaaaacttcatttaaatttgttgataCAATATCATTtctgagagcaaaaaaaaagacacaatcAGAAGGCTGCATCATTACAAAATCACCAGCGCACACTATTGCTAATTTAATCTTAATATTCTGTATTTCTACTCAAGTTTTAAAACCAGTCCTTAACatggacaaaaatatttgtcatgCATTTATTACAACTAAATCTGTGTTCAatctatttctttaaaaaaaaccctaaattCATTCAGGTATGAGATTGCATTGATCATTTATTactgtaaaatatacattacactATGCAAAGTTGTAGGAAACCTTAAAATTTAagcaaatcaataaaattattttaataatttaaaccCCATAACACCAACATTTTTCACACTGGAACAAACcgatgtcataatttttttttacaattttgacatTGTCATATATCATTatctaaataaagatataaattgGGTGAATGGATTTAAAACTTAGACATAACACGCCAATTTCtaaatttcttacatttttagtaaagaataatgaattattatagaTATGGCTAAACGTCAGGTGCAAAATAATCTTGCAaagacatttttatcaaaaagtacaacgatataagaaaatatgccatatttagaattagaaaatatttaaatatatcaaaaaaaaattgtagtatgTGCGAAGTAAAATTATGAATACTTTAGTgtgaatcttttaaaaaaactaggtGGCATTATTACAAGTAAATACTATTCcggttaataaacaataaaaaataaactttcaaaaaccaACAGTTGTCAGCATGGAGGTGAATGGTCGAAGTGTGTCTGATTTGCTCCACTCCCAAACGAGTGTCGAAGAGATTATGAAGGTTACAAGATTAAAAACATCCTACCTTCATGGCAGAGCTTTGAGGAATCTCTGGTAGAGGTAAACGTCGGTTAATAAGGTATCATAGAGTACTTGGACATAGTGATCCCTAACAGTCTGGCCATGTCGATGACACTATATACAAAGGCTCTTAAAGGCAGTGATTGGACTGTGAGGATAGATGGAAAGATATGGAGCAGGTCTCTTATGTATCGGCAAATACTTTCAACAGTAATCAAGGCCAACTTGGTCAAGTAAAGGGCATAAATTGTTGAATTGGTTAAAGCATAATGGGGGAACAGTATGCATCTGCTGACAGACTGTTCCTCGCATGACTATTCTATTTTGGACGTAGTCGAGAATAGAGCCAATGTTAACCCTCATCAAAATTTGATTCCTTCAAGGGCCCGTCCAGCAGTAGCGGGTGACCATATCTGAGACTTTCATCAAAAAATGCTGCAACGTTTATAGGCCAAATTTGGAGGGCATGGTAGCAGCTGAAGGAAATTatatagaaagatatatcaataaagtagactataaaatatattttatgaagaaatgtaACCAAAAAGGGAAAGATCAAAGCATTTCAGCGAAAAAAAAAACGCTTAGACGAACTTGTGAAGTTAAAAGACAgacaagaaaaagttttttgagcTCAAAATGTGGGAAGAACAATAAGGATTATGTCCATGGTGataaaaagagatttaaaaCATCTCCCTTCTACTCCAGCCATGGAATCCATAATTCAAAGCTCCAGGAAAATTGTAAACCTGAGACACAGTACCAGATTCATGCTATAAAGAGAAGTTTCAAAATAAGGTACTTCCAGTTTGGCCTCTCAAGATTATAAGACATTAGATTTGGAAATGTCACCTCTCCTTGTTGCTCCTTTTGTGTAAAATACAGATTGTGGATTTTGTGCACAAGTTCTTGAATGAAGCAATCCTGTCCTAAATTCCTAACAAGAACAAAGATAGACATGATATATCAAATTACAGTCCTATCACTATCCTGAATACTTCCTGATAAAATTGTACAGGAATACTTAACGATGTAATATTTTGAGTTATTCAACACATAATTTCAGATTCACAAACAGagtttctgaagaaaaaaagagcagAAGATATTCTTCACTCAATACAAGACGCAATATACTTAGCTAACAGCAACAATGAAGACTTTGATACTGTCCTCATCTATTTCATtaatcacaaatttattttttcagaattaaaTAAGTATGGCTTGACTATGAGTTATATCAATATAGTTGACTATTTTCAGAACTTCATCCTCTAAAATAGCATCGACGTACTGGATAGAAACAGGAATACATTATTACTCCAacgcttttttttaaatcagtgatTAATGGTCTTAAACCTCTACTcaatatcaagagctcatcatCGGATTTTGCTATACACAGACGATTTGACAGTGTTTTTTAAAGGTTCAAAAGAgctaattatttcttttaaacagTAGTCCATCGAATATTTAACACTCTGGACAGAATTCTAATATGGAACGTTTTGGTTATTTCCCAGGTAGTGCATCTTCTAAAGTTTACTTCGTGCTAAGACAACTTGAAGATAAATTCCAGTCTTCACAACTTACGTTTACATAGAGGAATAAAAATAGTTGTATGTCAAAGGATCGTCTCATTACACCTTCACCAGTTGGCTTGAAGAATATTGAGCGGCCTGGAAACTTAAAGCATGAAGTAGCCACCGAGGTGAGgcttattaacaaaaaaaaaatttgggcaTCCAAATTAAAGAGTATTTTTGCAAGGCTCACTGGATACAAACATAACAAAAACTGTTTATATGATGACAAAAACTGTTTAAAACAACTGTTAAGTGTGGGAACTTTTGGAGGGGGATGACTTACACATGAAATTTTTCTATTGGATTAGTTTTCCCTCTCTTGGCTTTGGATTAACACCTGAACTATAATCCCAGGTTTTATATCAAGGAGGTCCTATTTGCCAACCTTCAGCTTACTTCTGTTGGTTTCTACAATTTAACagaatcattaaaattatataaaaaataatcattggtTTCTTTGTACTTCAACTCCCTTTTATATTGTTTTGGAGACCGTGCCATAAAAtcgagtttttaattttataaatggaagCCTTATAAAGAAAACTCATGTCAACAGTCAAAAGGAGGCTGCAACCTTGCTAATGAAAAATGTTGTCGAGGGCTCGAGCAAATTCTTCAGAAGTCCCTTCACAAGGCAAAATGAGAAAT contains the following coding sequences:
- the LOC121132452 gene encoding alpha-2A adrenergic receptor produces the protein MESSSGYFTNDEYGLLNAAKFVKNNMEYNSSLEIVKEYPSLYSNLQVILLAIIMTAMMIVIVIGNMLVVIAIATENNLTNVQNWFIASLAIADMLIGLIVMPFSLADELMGYWMFGEVYCEIHAAVDVLLCTASIMNICLIALDRYWSITRAIDYLNARTPAKVTIMIITVWILSGLISIPPLLGWKQDQDLTWFTQILVEQGNRTQMEFIQDLQDSGRMNMENFTSTLELVVYPQCGLSQDLGYVLYSAFGSFYIPSCIMVFVYIKIYYAARDRARRNITNKHKKRDKTAKSKEREKRKRQKKEEKLNRKKFRDKHGNTNGNLIPLISHPNGKNESNNGEPPTDKNAVSTISSNNRGETNKLSSTEVHLPLPCGACSSVGGTKHRRSVGVSTYEDNETANAGNSPKVQVTTTNTTNSTKDECTNSHGDTIERSSSNDSGQVRCIKLTSKYFKTPYLLGSKRRSSKEARQVIDTGKARILKSSSVMDVSLQKPSPTSLTNHSLSSFPLQETEAEREKKRIARKKERRATLILGLIMGSFIACWFPFFFLYSISPICPICEEAEGLDRSESIQQSDGCCVMGWGFSFAFWMGYSNSALNPVIYTVFNQDFRRAFKRILFK